From the Limanda limanda chromosome 7, fLimLim1.1, whole genome shotgun sequence genome, the window tgtataaataaataaagaaatgtataaataaatgtcttaaatatatttccacatttatttatttctacatttatgtgtccatatgtaaatgaggtaggaggtcccaaactcagtctcgagcaggattggtcaactgagctacacacacacacacacacaggccccggagCTCCGCCCCCCACACTGCTAcacactcgctcagagacacaagCAGTGACTGAGACTTGAACTCGTCACCgtgaagcagctgctcagtgactttgtagaacagtggaaacagtgaaaacaccgagcttctctggtcacatctgctcagagatcagctgcttcatgggcagagcagaagtttgtaccgagctggagtttctgtttcctcctcctctctgctcgctccttgtgctcaggagaacacgagacgtgacgctcacagtcaggattactgacaccttaatcatcccaataaaaaaataacctgaactaaccctctgaacttgaactagttcattttaagtgtgaactggctcaacgctgcaaacagctactggacaccagtcagcattgaaaggcagaagtagaagggctggatcattacactcctatGACCAATCCTgtatgagactgcggttaggcccgcctttctcattagcatacggacacagaaatgtggaaatgaatgaatgtggaaataaataaatgtggaaatatatttaagacatttatttatacttttctgtatttatagctgtatttatttccttatttatttatttatttatttatatttgtatttatttatacatttatttatttatttatatttaagtcATGTATGATCCTCTATACCAGTGGTTTTCAACTGGGGGTCcgtggccccctggtggtccgcgacggcattgcagggggtccgcgaaattcgctttaaTATTtcgacacatttccagattactcttgaatatcgtgaaaaatatatatgataagaaaaatatgtctaaaataatataaaggtgctggtgatcatgaggttaaacttaattaggcctcaattgtttgtgtgatattgtatgattatcatttgtgacatattctgcattactttgtcatcttccctcttcagttgtagccccagtttatgttgattgttattgatcatcgtaactttaacgttctctcaacatgtcagctacatgtctgtacatttaagtcatgaacgttatatattgatgtttatatggttctgagatgcagtacaactacaaactgcattttaattttgtttccaattcttaagcaccgaaaatcaaccgtttttgttgtttttacacatttttttctagatttgtttgaggtttttaaataaaaccaacatggaaaaccaaatgttaaaacttccttatatccacatgcacacacgcacacacacgtaggcacatcagtgggccgcagattactttctagtcagaatggtccctgggacaaaaccagttgcaAACCCCTGCTCTATACTTATCACGTGCTGAGAAAAAGTATTTACCCCCTTcctgattttgtatttttttgcatttttgtcacacttaaatgattcagatcataaaacaaattttaatattagacaaagatgCCCAAAGTAAATACATAATGcggtttttaaatgatgatttcatttattaaggggAAAAATCTATCCAAACCTACTTGGCCCTCTGTGAAAAAGTAAATGCCCCCTTAACCTAATAACTGGTTGTGCCAACCTAAAAAAATGTGGTTAATCAGAGTTCATTCATGATTTATCAAGGGGGGCAGTTACTTTTTCACATAGGCCCAGGTAGGTTTGGATAGCTTATTTCccaaaaactgcattttgtattcacccgggttatctttgtctaatactagaatttgtttgatgatctgaaacatttaagtgtgacatatatgaaaaaaaaataagaaccCAGGAAGGggtcaaatgttttttcacagTACTGTATATCTGTTTTGTTCAGGTATAAACTATGATGGACTTTTTTTTACACTGAACACAACACATTGTCCTGTATTTGTTACAGAGTTTTTATCCAAAAAGAGTGAAATGAAGTAACCGGAAAAAAATACTGACACAAATAAATGCAACACTTCCTCTATTGGTGTTTGTGAGACAATAGATGTTTTATcttactgcttttatattagatGTTAAACCTCTGTGACTCTCCCCTACATTGCAGGAGCTGTTTCTAAGAAGGTAAACGTGTTGTGAAAACTAAACCCAGACTAAATAGAGCAATAAACAAAGTATTTTGACATTAAACAAAGTCACTTACCTAGTTGTTGAGAGTCTGATCTCCAAATGTAGAAAGCAACACCTGagattgttgtgctgctgcGTTATCaccgtgctgctgctctctgcgtTGTGTAGACCATGCAGCTCTTTGCTCAggctttttaatattttgtcagTGCATCGTGTGACGAAAGAAGCCGGAATCCATATCATGACATCAGATTCACCGCCCACTGCAGTTTGCCTTGTGTGGACATGTGTTTAGATATAATCAGTCtagtttaaagaagaaaaacttcCCCTCAAAGTTTGACAGCACCACAAACTGCAGCCACTTAAATTATCTTTAAGTTGAATCAACAAAACATCACAACCTTCATGAGGGGAGGATTTACTACAGGGCTGTTCATcagacagtgtttgtttactttCGTAAACAGTTTATTAGAAATAAGGAGAATTTGAGAAAAGCCGTCCTTATATAAAGTTTGATAGAGAATAAAAGCTGCAGACCGGGACACTTTAGTTTAACTAGGAGGCTTTAACAAGAATCGATGGATTTTTAAGGTCATGTTCACAGTGCATATTCAAGCATATACCTTCCTTTCCCAGTATTTCCAACTGGCTACACAATCTGTATGATAATTACACGATGTGCACAAAGAGGTCACACATgcttctcattttattttttataccaGGCTCTTGGTTCCTTGCGATttccacacataagaaaaaactcttttttttgttgttttataaccagtgttgggaaatgttttttgttgaaccACAGGCCTCCTTTTCGGCCTACATGTACTGAAGACAGCATGTTTCTTAAttcttaagaaagccaaggaactCACTCTCCCAGAATGCTTCAGGTCCTTTTGTTCCAGCAGTTACACAGAGAGGTGTGAAAAAgccaccagggtcaactccaattggtcactctggctccatgacctgtgaggtcaccagGCCTATATACGACCAAGactccctctcctcattctCTTTCCATCAACCCACCGAGGAGGCAGGTGCCCAGCTGTTTCTCCTGCATTGTCGAGGAGAGGGCCTGGCTGCTCCAGCACATCTTCTCTTCCAATCTACAAGAGGAGAGCAaaggtctagcttccagctcataCTCTCAAATCTGGCTtttccaaactcctagcagcgactcgatgtcctgcaggtaagaacttcGAACCAGCGACTGAgcccacagctcaacagaaccgcgaatGCAGAAACCTTACACAAAGCCAGGAGCCGTCACAGAACTGCAAAcggcacagcaactttctccctttctaaggactggtaacatagtgggcttaataattatactaagctaagcaagactgtttatttgactcGTGTGacgtttataagtttgatatatgttgtGAGATTGTGGTTataagttaaatgaaagttaagGTTAGTTACGCTCTGCACAGACTCTTTCATTGTCTGATTaccatttacacagacacacgcatatctcTACACCTAGTTATCTCCTCCCCCACTTCAGAAGAAGGGGGGCTATTAAATTGTAGGGGGGTCAAcgaccattttgaaagcatgctgaTGAAGGTGTGAACTTTGGTCAGACATTTTGCAGAGTtctatttattctgttttaagtttataatataaaatgacatTGCTTTAACATGAGACATGTTGATTGTTAACGTCTGCTTGCTGTAGACTCATTACAAGACACAAccgcacaagataaaaaaaatcagaagCCTGTTTTCGGTCCGTCCCTTTATGTTGACGTAAAATGACAATTTTAGGAACATTTTTGTATCTTTAAGTCTCCAGTTCCATATGTAGACAAGGTACCAGAGTTATATTTAAGTTATATATCGACAGGTCCAGCTCACTCGCTCCTCTGCACTCGTCCACACAGCCATGACTTCTTCAAGCGCCTCCATTTGCAGTGGCTGGTGGTGACATAGTACAGCACGGGGTCCAGGCACGTGTTGAGGGTGACGAGGGCCGTGGTGACCCGCCTGGCTTCAAAGATGCGGTTGGCGGTGGAGCAGGATGTCTTGATGACAGCCATGCGttgcaggaggtgcagcagatTGGTCACGTGGCTgggcaggaagcagagcagagTGATGGCCAGGATGGTGTAAATGACCCTCAAGGCTCTTTGGGCTGTTTTAGTCCTGATCATGGAGATGCGTCTCACAACCAGCGGGTAACACACCAGGATGATCAAGGTGGGCAGCAGGGAGAATAAGATCAGGCCCAGCAGGTTGTAAACCTTCAGACGCGTGTCCCACTCCTGCTTGGATAAATTCGCGAAACAGCTGCGTCTCTCAGATTGGTTGACATTGGTTTCAGGAGACCCCAGAAGgatgaagaccagcatcatcacTCCAGCTACACACCAGAGCGCCACGCACACAGCCAGAGAGCGCCAGggcctctgctgcctctggtaGGCGTGAGGATGCACCGTGGCCATGTAGCGGTCCACACAGATACAAGTCATGAGACAGATGCTCATGTAGATGTTTGAGATGAACAGGACCCCATTGATGCGGCAGGCGACGTCCCCAAACACCCAGTCGTCTCTGTTGAGGTGGTAGTGGATCCTGAAGGGCAGAGtgcagaggatgaggatgtcCGCCAGGGCCAGGTTGCTGATGAACACGCTGAAGGCTGTGCGAGGGGTGATCTTGAAGGTGAAGACGAAGAGAGCAGCCAGATTTCCAGGTAGACCCACGACTAACGCCAGGATGTAGACCACTGGGAAGAGGGAGTACTGATACTCCACTGAGGGGGGGCTGCAGCCGGCTTCCGTCACATTCATGATGAACGATTGAGGGGGGGGTGttgttttgcttgtgtgtgtctgtgaacaaAGTCAAATGAACGTGtgggtttgttttcattcacgCTGCTGCCTCGCACACCGTCCTCTAACTgtagcaacacaaacatgtttccaTTCTCCAACTTTTGGTTTAACACAACATTGGAAACTATTCTTTTACTCATCGGATCAGTCACATGTCGACATTACTTAATATCTAGTCCTTGCTTCTAATGCATTTCTCAAGAAACTTAACACATTCATCTCTTCTGTTCAGGTATAAACTATGATGGATATTATTTTCACTGCATACAACACATTGTCCAGATTTGTTACAGAGATTATCCAAAAAGAGTGAAGTGAAATAACCAGAAGAAAATATTGAACACAAATAAATGCAACACTTCCTCTAACGGTGTTTGTGAGACAATAGATTTTTTATcttactgcttttatattagatGTTAAACCTCTGTGACTCTCCCCTTCATTGCAGGAGCTGTTTCTAAGAAGGTAAACGTGTTGTGAAAAATAAACCCAGACTAAATAGAGCAATAAACAAAGTATTTTGACATTAAACAAAGTCACTTACCTAGTTGTTGAGAGTCTGATCTCCAAATGTAGAAAGCAACACCTGagattgttgtgctgctgcGTTATCaccgtgctgctgctctctgcgtTGTGTAGACCATGCAGCTCTTTGCTCAGGCTTTTTAATTATCTGTCAGTGCATCGTGTGACGAAAGAAGCCGGAATCCATATCATGACATCAGATTCACCGCCCACTGCAGTTTGCCTTGTGTGGACATGTGTTTAGATATAATCAGTGtagtttaaagaagaaaaacttcCCCTCAAAGTTTGACAGCACCACAAACTGCAGCCACTTAAATTATCTTTAAGTTGAATCAACAAAACATCACAACCTTCATGAGGGGAGATTTACTAGAGGGCTGTTCATCAGACAGTGCAGCTCTTTGCTCAGgcttcttaattttcttaaGAAGCCTGTATGATGCACAGAATCACGAACGGAGCAGGAAACCATTGCATGACATGAGGTGAACCAGTGTTACAATGatagactgaattatcatgaattTGTTGCCTTGTTTGGACGTGTGTTTAGATTATTATGAATCTGCTTAAGAGAGTgaagtttaaagaaaaaaaacttcccCTCGAAGTTGACAGCACCACAAACTGCAGCTTCCTAAATTATCTTACAGTTgaatcaacacaacatcacaacctTCATGAGGGGAGGATTTACTACAGGGCTGTTCATCAGACAGTGTTTGTGAACTTTCGTAAACAGTTTATTAGAAATAAGGAGAATTTGAGAAAAGCCGTCCTTATATAAAGTTTTATAGAGAATAAAAGCTGCAGACCGGGACACTTTAGTTTAACTAGGAGGCTTTAACGAGAATGGATGGATTTTTAAGGTCATGTTCACAGTGCATATTCAAGCATATACCTTCCTTTTCCCAACATTTCCAACCGGCTACACGATCTGTATGATAATTTCACGATGTGCACAAAGAGGTCACACAtgcttcacattttattttttataccaGGCCCTTGGTTCATTGCGATTTCCAAACGTAAGAAAAagctcatttttttttgttttatgaccAGTGTTGGGAAATGGTTTTTGTGGAACCACAGGCCTCCTTTTCGGCCTACATGTACTGAAGACAGCATGTTTCTTTGTTCTTAAAAAAACCAAGGAACTCACTCTCCCAGAATGCTTCAGGATCTTTTGTTCCAGCAGTTTCACCCAGAGGTGTGAAAAAgccaccagggtcaactccaattggtcactctggccccatgacctgtgaggtcaccagGCCTATATACGACCAAGactccctctcctcattctCTTTCCATCAACCCACCGAGGAGGCAGGTGCCCAGCCGTTTCTCCTGCATTGTCGAGGAGAGGGCCTGGCTGCTCCAGCACATCTTCTCTTCCAATCTACAAGAGGAGAGCAaaggtctagcttccagctcatcttctcaagaaaaccttaTCTCAAATCAAGCTTTTCCAAACTCCTAGCTgtgactcgatgtcctgcaggtaaaaACTTCGAACCAGCGACTGAgcccacagctcaacagaaccgcgaatGCAGAAACCTTACACAAAGCCAGGAGCCGTCACAGAACTGCAAAcggcacagcaactttctccctttctaaggactggtaacatagtgggcttaataattatactaagctaagcaagactgtttatttgactcGTGTGacgtttataagtttgatatatgttgtGAGATTGTGGTTataagttaaatgaaagttaagGTTAGTTACACTCTGCACAGACTCTTTCATTCTCTGATTaccatttacacagacacacgcatatctcTACACCTAGTTATCTCCTCCCCCACTTCAGAAGAAGGGGGGCTATTAAACTTTAGGGGGGTCAAcgaccattttgaaagcatgctgaTGAAGGTGTGAACTTTGGTCAGACATTTTGCAGAGTtctatttattctgttttaagtttataatataaaatgacatTGCTTTAACATGAGACATGTTGATTGTTAACGTCTGCTTGCTGTAGACTCATTACAAGACACAAccgcacaagataaaaaaaatcagaagCCTGTTTTCGGTCCGTCCCTTTATGTTGACGTAAAATGACAATTTTAGTAACATTTTTGTATCTTTAAGTCTCCAGTTCCATATGTAGACAAGGTACCAGAGTTATATTTAAGTTATATATCGACAGGTCCAGCTCACTCGCTCCTCTGCACTCGTCCACACAGCCATGTCTTCTTCAAGCGCCTCCATTTGCAGTGGCTGGTGGTGACATAGTACAGCACGGGGTCCAGGCACGTGTTGAGGGTGACGAGGGCCGTGGTGACCAGCCTGGCGTCGTGGATGCGGTTGGCGGTGGAGCAGGATGTCTTGATGACACCCATGCTGCgcaggaggtgcagcagatTGGCCACGTGGTTgggcaggaagcagagcagcgTGATGGCCAGGATGGTGTGAATGACCCTCAAGGCTCTTTGGGCTGTTTTAGTCCTGATCATGGAGATGCGCCTCACAACCAG encodes:
- the LOC133004576 gene encoding lysophosphatidic acid receptor 6-like, with translation MNVTEAGCSPPSVEYQYSLFPVVYILALVVGLPGNLAALFVFTFKITPRTAFSVFISNLALADILILCTLPFRIHYHLNRDDWVFGDVACRINGVLFISNIYMSICLMTCICVDRYMATVHPHAYQRQQRPWRSLAVCVALWCVAGVMMLVFILLGSPETNVNQSERRSCFANLSKQEWDTRLKVYNLLGLILFSLLPTLIILVCYPLVVRRISMIRTKTAQRALRVIYTILAITLLCFLPSHVTNLLHLLQRMAVIKTSCSTANRIFEARRVTTALVTLNTCLDPVLYYVTTSHCKWRRLKKSWLCGRVQRSE